The following are encoded together in the Hyalangium minutum genome:
- the secA gene encoding preprotein translocase subunit SecA produces MIEWTLKKLIGTKNERELKKARHKVARVNELESKMRELKDEDFPTTTARLKQEVANGRSLDDVLFEAFALTREAARRVIGQRHYDVQLIGGMFLHEGNIAEMRTGEGKTLTATLPSYLNALSGRGVHVVTVNDYLARRDSEWMGRIYRFMGMNTGCILHDLTDKQRQDAYRRDITYGQNNEFGFDYLRDNMKFRLQDYVQRELNYAIVDEVDSILIDEARTPLIISGPTEDSTDKYYRVDQVIPGLVPDQDYTLDEKARSVSLTDDGIEKLQQRLGVGNLYDPGEIETLHHVEQGLRAHTLYKRDKDYVVKDGEVMIVDEFTGRLMPGRRWSDGLHQAVEAKEKVKIENENQTLATISFQNYFRMYSKLSGMTGTADTEAEEFAKIYNLDVRVIPTNRAMVRKDLEDVVYKTEREKFEAAAKEIAELHKKGQPVLVGTVSIAKSEVVSNFLKKEGVPHNVLNAKQHQREADIVAQAGRKGAVTISTNMAGRGTDILLGGNAEVMTKGAVGPEPQPPEPVEGETPEQAEAAKVAYEQQHAEWKKLHDETLAKFTEQTKAERTEVMNIGGLFILGTERHESRRIDNQLRGRAGRQGDPGGSRFFLSLEDDLMRIFGSERITSLMERLGMEEGEVIEHTWLSRAIEGAQKRVEGHNFDIRKNLLEYDDVMNQQRRTIYKLRRQVLAAGAGIPLIEYDEDKKTKAKIRSEQTVSWADFKEMVLDSLEDSIVQLTDTYLPTKNPATWDLEALQRNVKDVYDLNLSFEAAGDRETVENDVYKAAEKVITQREQEFGEDFLRFLQYRYLATIDQLWKDHLLAMDHLRQGIGLRGYGQKDPKQEYKKEGYNGFIQMLGAIKTQFVSQMMRVQARANTAEETARIQRQMAQRQKQAHEGRATEEGKLDEASVAPKAPAKADGPRVGRNDPCPCGSGRKYKKCHGAAEANV; encoded by the coding sequence ATGATCGAATGGACTTTAAAGAAGCTCATCGGGACGAAGAATGAGCGCGAGCTCAAGAAGGCCCGTCACAAGGTTGCCCGCGTCAACGAGCTGGAAAGCAAGATGCGGGAGCTCAAGGACGAGGACTTCCCCACCACGACTGCCCGCCTGAAGCAGGAGGTGGCCAACGGCCGCTCCCTGGACGACGTGCTCTTCGAGGCCTTCGCGCTCACGCGCGAGGCGGCACGCCGGGTGATCGGCCAGCGGCACTACGACGTGCAGCTCATCGGCGGCATGTTCCTGCATGAGGGGAACATCGCCGAGATGCGCACGGGCGAGGGCAAGACGCTGACGGCGACGCTGCCCAGCTACCTCAACGCGCTGTCCGGGCGTGGCGTGCACGTGGTGACGGTGAACGACTACCTGGCCCGCCGCGACTCCGAGTGGATGGGCCGCATCTACCGCTTCATGGGGATGAACACCGGCTGCATCCTGCATGACCTGACGGACAAGCAGCGCCAGGACGCGTACCGCCGGGACATCACCTACGGCCAGAACAATGAGTTCGGCTTCGACTACCTGCGCGACAACATGAAGTTCCGTCTGCAGGACTACGTCCAGCGCGAGCTGAACTACGCCATCGTAGACGAGGTGGACTCGATCCTCATCGACGAGGCCCGTACGCCGCTCATCATCTCGGGTCCCACCGAGGACAGCACCGACAAGTACTACCGCGTGGACCAGGTCATCCCGGGCCTGGTGCCGGACCAGGACTACACCCTGGACGAGAAGGCGCGCTCGGTGTCCCTCACGGACGATGGCATCGAGAAGCTGCAGCAGCGGCTGGGGGTCGGCAACCTCTACGATCCGGGCGAGATCGAGACGCTGCACCACGTGGAGCAAGGCCTGCGCGCGCACACGCTGTACAAGCGCGACAAGGACTACGTGGTGAAGGACGGCGAGGTGATGATCGTCGACGAGTTCACCGGCCGCTTGATGCCGGGGCGCCGCTGGTCGGACGGTCTGCACCAGGCCGTCGAGGCCAAGGAGAAGGTGAAGATCGAGAACGAGAACCAGACGCTGGCGACCATCTCGTTCCAGAACTACTTCCGCATGTACTCGAAGCTGTCGGGCATGACGGGAACGGCCGACACCGAGGCCGAGGAGTTCGCGAAGATCTACAACCTGGACGTGCGCGTCATCCCGACCAACCGCGCCATGGTCCGCAAGGATCTGGAGGACGTGGTCTACAAGACGGAGCGCGAGAAGTTCGAGGCGGCGGCCAAGGAGATCGCGGAACTGCACAAGAAGGGGCAGCCGGTGCTGGTGGGCACTGTCTCCATCGCCAAGAGCGAGGTGGTGTCCAACTTCCTCAAGAAGGAGGGCGTGCCGCACAACGTGCTGAACGCCAAGCAGCACCAGCGCGAGGCGGACATCGTCGCGCAGGCGGGCCGCAAGGGCGCCGTCACCATCTCCACCAACATGGCCGGCCGCGGTACGGACATCCTCCTGGGCGGCAACGCGGAGGTGATGACCAAGGGCGCGGTGGGCCCTGAGCCCCAGCCTCCCGAGCCCGTGGAGGGCGAGACGCCGGAGCAGGCCGAGGCGGCGAAGGTGGCCTACGAGCAGCAGCACGCCGAATGGAAGAAGCTGCACGACGAGACGCTGGCGAAGTTCACCGAGCAGACCAAGGCCGAGCGCACCGAGGTGATGAACATCGGCGGCCTCTTCATCCTGGGCACCGAGCGCCACGAGTCGCGGCGCATCGACAACCAGCTGCGTGGCCGCGCCGGCCGCCAGGGTGACCCGGGTGGCAGCCGCTTCTTCCTGTCGCTCGAGGATGACCTGATGCGCATCTTCGGGTCTGAGCGCATCACGAGCTTGATGGAGCGCCTCGGCATGGAGGAGGGCGAGGTCATCGAGCACACGTGGCTCAGCCGCGCCATCGAGGGAGCCCAGAAGCGCGTCGAAGGCCACAACTTCGACATCCGCAAGAACCTCCTCGAGTACGACGACGTGATGAACCAGCAGCGGCGCACCATCTACAAGCTGCGCCGTCAGGTGCTGGCCGCCGGTGCCGGCATCCCGCTCATCGAGTACGACGAGGACAAGAAGACCAAGGCGAAGATCCGCAGCGAGCAGACCGTGTCCTGGGCCGACTTCAAGGAGATGGTGCTCGACTCGCTGGAGGACTCCATCGTCCAGCTGACGGACACCTACCTGCCGACGAAGAACCCGGCCACGTGGGACCTGGAGGCGCTCCAGCGCAATGTGAAGGATGTCTACGACCTGAACCTCAGCTTCGAGGCCGCGGGCGACCGCGAGACGGTCGAGAACGACGTCTACAAGGCAGCCGAGAAGGTCATCACCCAGCGCGAGCAGGAGTTCGGCGAGGACTTCCTGCGCTTCCTGCAGTACCGGTACTTGGCGACCATCGACCAGCTGTGGAAGGACCACCTGCTGGCCATGGACCACCTGCGGCAGGGCATCGGCCTGCGCGGGTACGGCCAGAAGGACCCGAAGCAGGAGTACAAGAAGGAAGGCTACAACGGCTTCATCCAGATGCTGGGGGCCATCAAGACGCAGTTCGTCAGCCAGATGATGCGGGTGCAGGCGCGCGCCAACACGGCCGAGGAGACGGCCCGCATCCAGCGGCAGATGGCGCAGCGGCAGAAGCAGGCCCACGAGGGCCGGGCGACCGAGGAGGGCAAGCTGGACGAGGCCTCCGTGGCGCCCAAGGCTCCGGCCAAGGCCGACGGGCCTCGGGTGGGCCGCAACGATCCGTGCCCCTGTGGCAGCGGGCGCAAGTACAAGAAGTGCCACGGCGCCGCCGAGGCGAACGTCTAG
- the rlmM gene encoding 23S rRNA (cytidine(2498)-2'-O)-methyltransferase RlmM, which translates to MAARPGRWLWTCRIGFEPHLYEELAWAGAEPRVLGEALVESEGKQGLVLAFARQSFRVLASFPGAAPELAPAMAQAVAALPASAPIVLQAFTPDTPRGNALAAEADALRETVRGLLPANRLLEDTDRARETGAQLVSLCVAPGAVTVGVVPAREALSLAPGGRRRMKRAGESPSRAAMKLEEALDGLPFEPGRGDVCVDLGAAPGGWTQRLVSRGAKVIAVDPARLMPELASNPRVRHVQESAFAFAPEEPVDWLFCDMAWRPLEVAQLLAKWGRRGWASHLVANIKLPMNDKNPILLRVRHTLTEDGGWKGLTVRQLYHDRDEVTVTAHRR; encoded by the coding sequence GTGGCCGCTCGTCCCGGGCGGTGGCTGTGGACGTGTCGCATCGGCTTCGAGCCCCACCTTTATGAGGAGCTGGCCTGGGCGGGGGCCGAGCCGCGGGTGCTGGGCGAGGCCCTCGTGGAGAGCGAGGGGAAGCAGGGGCTCGTTCTGGCCTTCGCGCGGCAGAGCTTCCGGGTGCTCGCCAGCTTCCCGGGGGCGGCTCCCGAGCTTGCGCCCGCGATGGCGCAGGCTGTCGCTGCACTGCCTGCTTCGGCGCCGATCGTGCTCCAGGCCTTTACGCCGGACACGCCTCGGGGAAATGCACTGGCCGCCGAGGCCGACGCCCTCCGGGAGACCGTGCGTGGGCTCCTCCCCGCCAACCGTCTGCTAGAGGACACGGACCGGGCCCGGGAGACGGGAGCACAGCTGGTCTCCCTCTGTGTGGCGCCGGGCGCCGTGACGGTGGGCGTTGTGCCCGCCCGTGAGGCCCTGTCGCTGGCCCCCGGCGGCCGCCGGCGAATGAAGCGCGCGGGCGAGTCCCCCTCCCGGGCAGCGATGAAGCTCGAGGAGGCACTCGATGGGCTGCCCTTCGAGCCGGGCCGAGGAGACGTCTGCGTGGACCTCGGCGCCGCTCCGGGCGGATGGACGCAGCGGCTGGTGTCGCGCGGAGCCAAGGTCATCGCGGTGGATCCAGCGCGGCTCATGCCCGAGCTGGCCTCGAATCCTCGCGTACGGCACGTACAGGAGAGCGCCTTCGCCTTCGCCCCCGAGGAGCCCGTGGACTGGCTCTTCTGCGACATGGCGTGGCGCCCGCTGGAGGTGGCGCAGCTGCTGGCCAAGTGGGGGCGGCGCGGATGGGCCTCTCACCTGGTGGCCAACATCAAGCTGCCCATGAACGACAAGAACCCCATCCTCCTGCGCGTGCGCCACACGCTCACCGAGGACGGCGGCTGGAAGGGGCTGACCGTCCGCCAGCTCTACCATGATCGGGATGAGGTGACGGTGACGGCCCACCGCCGCTGA
- a CDS encoding diguanylate cyclase domain-containing protein, translating into MPYSVDDATATALIALHPWAVARSPQPVQLAVETLLEAERARRGQPDKLGAIPALALTQGSLLKEEFDLSTHAHHDGWRVGAVIADVQGMITINARFGFGVGDAVLKATVDSLAAQYPGAKVVRIHPDAFAALLTPTSQLTAQEGQREATRTRLSEDVAKVLPAGTPTQDMPRHTVSVMELTVDQPSHWQVLGPLLWAELERAHVMERQGRTEDEVQRRRIRLDGFVPGPPTPRG; encoded by the coding sequence ATGCCCTACTCCGTCGACGACGCTACCGCCACCGCGCTCATCGCCCTGCACCCCTGGGCGGTCGCCCGCAGTCCCCAGCCCGTCCAGCTTGCCGTGGAGACCCTGCTCGAGGCCGAGCGCGCTCGCCGGGGCCAGCCGGACAAGCTGGGCGCCATTCCCGCGCTCGCGCTCACCCAGGGCAGCCTCCTGAAAGAGGAGTTCGACCTGTCCACCCACGCCCATCACGACGGCTGGCGCGTGGGTGCCGTCATCGCGGACGTGCAGGGCATGATCACCATCAACGCGCGCTTCGGCTTCGGCGTGGGAGACGCCGTGCTCAAGGCCACGGTGGACTCACTGGCCGCGCAATACCCGGGAGCCAAGGTGGTGCGCATCCACCCGGACGCGTTCGCCGCGCTGCTCACCCCCACCTCTCAGCTCACTGCCCAGGAGGGACAGCGGGAGGCCACGCGCACGCGGCTCTCGGAGGATGTGGCGAAGGTGCTCCCTGCGGGCACGCCGACGCAGGACATGCCTCGGCACACGGTGTCCGTCATGGAGCTCACCGTGGACCAACCTTCCCACTGGCAGGTGCTGGGGCCGCTGCTGTGGGCCGAGTTGGAGCGGGCCCACGTGATGGAGCGGCAAGGGAGGACCGAGGACGAGGTGCAACGGAGGCGCATCCGCCTCGACGGCTTCGTCCCCGGACCGCCTACTCCGAGAGGATGA
- a CDS encoding M23 family metallopeptidase has translation MANKTYTVMVVSDHNAPVKRYHIQKSLIVQLAVGVALVASVATGATVHYFQVAKDAAENRILRDENLTLRTQLKSVRERIEHIGSTLDRVERFDQKLRAVTMLSDPQRNLAMGPTEPEPGTTSPTTDTQFTQLTTNDKPEALMGRLDKLSAEATRQEQSLQELQAYFQDQRSLLASTPSIWPARGWVTSDFGQRLDPYTADRIMHQGLDIAAPHGKEVFSPSDGTVVFAGLEGGYGNVIVIDHGYGIKTRYGHLSKILVKAGDRVKRGALIAAVGNTGRSTGPHLHYEVRVNGIPQNPRKFILSE, from the coding sequence GTGGCGAATAAGACCTACACCGTCATGGTGGTCTCGGACCACAATGCACCGGTCAAGCGCTACCACATCCAGAAGTCCCTCATCGTCCAGCTGGCGGTGGGAGTGGCGCTGGTGGCAAGCGTGGCGACGGGGGCGACGGTCCACTACTTCCAGGTGGCGAAGGACGCCGCCGAGAACCGCATCCTTCGGGACGAGAACCTCACCCTGCGCACCCAGCTGAAGTCGGTGCGCGAGCGTATCGAGCACATTGGCTCCACGCTGGACCGGGTGGAGCGCTTCGACCAGAAGCTGCGCGCGGTGACGATGTTGTCGGATCCTCAGCGCAACCTGGCCATGGGCCCCACGGAGCCGGAGCCCGGCACCACCTCGCCTACCACGGACACGCAGTTCACCCAGCTGACGACCAACGACAAGCCCGAGGCCCTCATGGGCCGGCTGGACAAGCTGTCGGCGGAGGCCACGCGCCAGGAGCAGAGCCTCCAGGAACTGCAGGCGTACTTCCAGGATCAGCGGTCGCTGCTGGCGTCCACGCCCTCCATCTGGCCCGCGCGCGGCTGGGTGACGAGCGACTTCGGCCAGCGGCTGGACCCGTACACGGCGGACCGGATCATGCACCAGGGCCTCGACATCGCGGCGCCGCATGGCAAGGAAGTGTTCTCGCCGTCGGACGGCACGGTGGTGTTCGCGGGGCTCGAGGGCGGCTACGGCAACGTGATCGTCATCGACCACGGCTATGGCATCAAGACGCGCTACGGCCACCTGTCGAAGATCCTGGTGAAGGCCGGTGACCGGGTGAAGCGCGGTGCGCTGATCGCGGCGGTGGGCAACACGGGCCGCTCGACGGGACCGCACCTCCACTATGAGGTGCGCGTGAACGGCATCCCGCAGAACCCTCGGAAGTTCATCCTCTCGGAGTAG
- a CDS encoding Stp1/IreP family PP2C-type Ser/Thr phosphatase, whose amino-acid sequence MSKTAGQSAAPRLKVVSAGQTDVGRKRNHNEDSFLIDDELQLYVVADGMGGHAGGGTASRIAVETIDKELRKARETRDNPFITVPNLQEALIPEAIRGAVERACLAIYTAAQEDPRLSGMGTTVISLVVRDDQAFFAHVGDSRAYLIRGELIQQISEDHSLVNEQIKAGMITPEEAKHSRYKNIITRSVGFEEEVQVDVMGVLAEPGDVYLLCSDGLANMLEDREIHELVNGTPNLQDMPKRLIDMANERGGDDNITVIVVQIQG is encoded by the coding sequence GTGTCCAAAACCGCAGGACAGAGCGCGGCACCGCGGCTGAAGGTCGTCTCGGCTGGTCAGACCGACGTCGGTCGGAAGCGCAACCACAACGAGGACAGCTTCCTCATCGACGACGAGCTGCAGCTCTACGTCGTGGCGGATGGCATGGGTGGCCATGCCGGCGGAGGCACTGCCTCCCGGATCGCCGTCGAGACCATCGACAAGGAACTGCGCAAGGCGCGTGAGACTCGGGACAACCCGTTCATCACCGTCCCCAACCTCCAGGAGGCCCTCATCCCCGAGGCCATTCGCGGCGCCGTGGAGCGGGCCTGTCTGGCCATCTACACCGCCGCCCAGGAGGACCCACGCCTGTCCGGCATGGGCACCACCGTCATCTCCCTGGTGGTGAGGGACGATCAGGCCTTCTTCGCCCACGTCGGCGACAGCCGCGCCTATCTGATCCGGGGAGAGCTGATTCAGCAGATCAGCGAGGACCACTCGCTCGTCAACGAGCAGATCAAGGCGGGGATGATCACGCCCGAGGAGGCCAAGCACTCCCGGTACAAGAACATCATCACCCGCTCCGTGGGCTTCGAAGAGGAAGTCCAGGTGGACGTCATGGGCGTCCTGGCCGAGCCCGGCGACGTCTACCTGCTTTGTTCGGACGGCTTGGCCAACATGCTCGAGGACCGCGAGATCCACGAGCTCGTCAACGGCACGCCCAACCTCCAGGACATGCCGAAGCGGCTCATCGACATGGCCAACGAGCGGGGCGGGGACGACAACATCACCGTCATCGTCGTGCAGATCCAGGGCTGA
- the recN gene encoding DNA repair protein RecN, whose protein sequence is MLLGLRISNVAVIEEVEVGFGAGLTVLTGETGAGKSILVDALGLLLGGRADADVIRAGRDEASVEGIFARTPVVAERLEELGLPDLGEEVLVRRVVGRNGRAKAYVNGSLVTVGILGRLTRGLVDIAGQHEHVSLFDSSLHRTLLDRYGNLSEALEAYGQHFAAVRELEAKMESLGGDEARVRERAEFLRFQLDEINRLDPAPGEDAKLDVERRRLAGAEKLKRQAAEAELLVSGDESSALETVGRALGLLNDALRCDATLGPLVQSMGTAMAELEEAQRKLSRYAEGLESDPSRLGEVEERLDAIKRLCRKHGAALEGVLQKRGELEAELSTLENRQEILEGLAKEKQAAEARARESATGLSRARAACAGRFSLQVREGLAGLALGKAAFEVRVTQGTTLRPEGLDEVEFFFSANPGEPPRPLAKVASGGEASRLLLALKRALAGSDGCGCYVLDEADSGVSGAIADVVGRMIKEVSGHRQVLCITHLPQVAAYADAHLLIRKGLKGERTVSEVVPLAAGAERTHELARMLSGVEVTREALGAAEALVRSAHRALGAPPRPRREPTPGGGARGRLRQSA, encoded by the coding sequence GTGCTGCTGGGACTTCGGATTTCGAACGTGGCGGTGATTGAAGAGGTGGAGGTTGGGTTCGGGGCCGGATTGACCGTGCTCACCGGTGAGACGGGAGCGGGCAAGTCCATCCTCGTGGATGCACTGGGGCTGCTGCTGGGCGGCCGGGCGGACGCGGACGTCATCCGCGCGGGCCGCGACGAGGCCTCCGTGGAGGGCATCTTCGCGCGCACTCCGGTGGTGGCCGAGCGTCTGGAAGAGCTGGGGTTGCCGGACCTGGGCGAGGAAGTGCTGGTGCGCCGCGTGGTGGGGCGCAACGGCCGCGCCAAGGCCTATGTGAACGGCTCGCTGGTGACGGTGGGGATTCTCGGCCGGCTCACCCGGGGGCTGGTGGACATTGCCGGCCAGCACGAGCACGTGAGCCTGTTCGACTCCAGCCTGCACCGCACGCTGCTGGATCGGTACGGGAACCTCTCCGAGGCGCTCGAGGCCTATGGCCAGCACTTCGCCGCCGTGCGCGAGCTGGAGGCGAAGATGGAGTCGCTGGGCGGCGACGAGGCCCGCGTGCGCGAGCGCGCCGAGTTCCTGCGCTTCCAACTGGATGAGATCAACCGCCTGGATCCCGCTCCGGGCGAGGACGCCAAGCTGGACGTGGAGCGGCGCCGGCTGGCCGGAGCGGAAAAGCTCAAGCGCCAGGCCGCCGAGGCCGAGCTGCTCGTCTCGGGTGACGAGAGCTCGGCCCTGGAGACGGTGGGGCGGGCGCTGGGGCTCTTGAACGACGCACTGCGGTGTGACGCGACACTCGGGCCCCTGGTTCAGTCCATGGGCACTGCCATGGCGGAGCTGGAGGAGGCCCAGCGCAAGCTGAGCCGCTACGCCGAGGGGTTGGAGTCGGATCCCTCCCGGCTGGGCGAGGTGGAGGAGCGCTTGGACGCCATCAAGCGCCTGTGCCGCAAGCACGGCGCGGCCCTCGAAGGTGTGCTCCAGAAGCGCGGCGAGCTGGAGGCGGAGCTGTCCACCCTGGAGAACCGCCAGGAGATCCTCGAGGGGCTCGCCAAGGAGAAGCAGGCGGCAGAGGCCCGTGCGAGAGAGAGTGCTACAGGCCTGTCGCGCGCCCGCGCTGCCTGTGCGGGTCGGTTCTCCCTCCAAGTGCGGGAGGGGCTGGCGGGCCTGGCCCTGGGCAAGGCGGCCTTCGAGGTGAGGGTGACGCAGGGCACCACCCTCCGGCCCGAGGGCCTGGACGAGGTGGAGTTCTTCTTCAGCGCCAACCCGGGCGAGCCGCCCCGGCCTCTGGCCAAGGTGGCCTCGGGAGGCGAGGCGAGCCGGCTCCTGCTGGCCCTCAAGCGAGCCCTGGCGGGCAGCGACGGGTGCGGGTGTTACGTGCTGGACGAAGCAGACTCGGGGGTGAGCGGGGCCATCGCGGATGTCGTGGGACGGATGATCAAGGAGGTCTCCGGGCACCGCCAGGTCCTGTGCATCACCCACCTGCCTCAGGTGGCTGCCTACGCGGACGCCCACCTGCTCATCCGCAAGGGGCTCAAGGGCGAGCGCACCGTCTCCGAGGTGGTTCCCCTGGCGGCGGGGGCCGAGCGGACGCATGAGCTGGCCCGAATGCTCTCCGGGGTCGAGGTGACTCGGGAGGCACTGGGGGCGGCCGAGGCCCTGGTTCGTTCGGCGCACCGCGCCTTGGGGGCTCCCCCCCGGCCCCGGCGTGAGCCGACGCCTGGGGGAGGGGCCCGGGGGCGCCTTCGACAGAGCGCTTGA